The DNA sequence GAAATATGTAGCAGGAGCACCTTTTGATGGTGACATTAATTTAAACTTTATTTTTAGTGAAACCGTATATAGTGGTGTATCTTACCGCTTAGGAGGCTCGAGCGTTACTGGTATTGGAGAATCAGGAGCGATTCTGCTAGGGATGCAATTCAGTGACCAATTTATGTTTGGAATGTCTTATGATTATACCCTTTCCGAACTGAAAAATTACTCAAGTGGCTCCATTGAGGCGGTAATCCGCTACGGTATTGGAGGCCGATCACGTAGTGGAGAAATACTGAGTCCAAGATTTTTTTAAAGCATTAATGCTTTAATATTAATGACACGATGAAAAAAAAGAACCTAAAAGGGCTGGTTTTATTATGGCTGATCAGCACAGTCGTGGTGTATGCTCAACCTGTTTCTGAGTATAATCATACCGGGCAGGAGGTTCGTATTTTTAATACCAGTCCAGTAAATACAGATGGACTGGAGTTTTGTCCCGCAGTGTATGAAAATGGGCTGGTTTTTGTCTCCCGCTATAAGAACGGACCAGTTGATCCTAAGACCGGGCAGACCTTTTTTGAACTGTTTTATGCGGAACTGGACCCCAATGGCATGCCCGGTAAGCCGGAATCTTTTTCCACAGAACTAAATTCGGCCTATCACGAAGGGCCCGTCTCTTTCAGCCCTTCTGGTGATCGTATATTCTTTACCCGTACCAATTCTCGCAATGGTGTGCGCCGCTCCGATGCCAAAGGGCGCTCCGTAGAGAAAATCTACGAAGCAACCAGAGGTTTGTTTGACTGGGAAAATGTAAAAGAACTTCCCTTTAATAGCGATGAATACCGTAGTGTCCACCCGGCAATTTCTCCCGACGAGAAAAAACTTTTCTTCTCTTCTGACCGTCCCGATGGTTACGGTGGGATGGATTTGTACGTTGTGGAATGGGAAAATGGGCAATGGTCTGTTCCCATAAACTTAGGCCCGGAAATAAATTCCAGCGGCAATGAGGTCTTCCCTTTCTTCCATCAAAGTGGAACCCTCTTTTTCTCTTCTGATGGCCACAATGGAGGCGGCCGCAAAGATTTGGATCTTTATATGATTGATATGTCTGGCCGTAAATGGGGACAGGTATTCAATATGGGTGCTCCTTTTAATTCTTCAGCAGACGATCTGGGCCTGGTAATCTTACCTGATGGCCGTAGTGGTTATTTCTCTTCTGCTCGGGAAGGAGGCTTCGGGCAGGACGATGTTTATATGTTTAAAGCGCCTCAGGGTATGGAGGGAATTCGCCCAATGCCCGTTCTCAGTGGGGTGGTAACGGTGACAGATAAAACGACCAGCCGCCGAATGATAGGTGCCGCCATTCGCCTTTTTGAGCTAAATAAAGATGGTTTCATTGATGATGAATCCGCTTATGACCTGGAGCTGGTTCCTAGCGAAAGCAAAGACGGAGAGATGGTCATGAAAATGATCCGCAAGCGAGATGAAAACCTGGGTAGCCCAATCGCTGTTACCGACCGCGAAGGGGAGGCCGTTTTGCAATTGCAAGAAAACAAAGAATACCTCTTACTGATTTCTAAGCCTGATTATTTTACCCAAGAATTGCTTTTTAAAACAGATCAACTCGGCCCTGATCAGCCCTTAGATTTTCTTCTGGAACCTACCAATTGTATTATCCTTTCCGGAACCGTGCGTTCGGATCGCTTTCAAATCGCTATTCCCAGTGCAACCCTTACGTTGACCAATCTGTGCGACAACACAACCACTACTTACCGTAGCAATATTGGGGGCAATTATGAGATTTGCTTGCCCATCGGTTGTGATTATGTTCTGGAAGGCACCAAGCCCGGCTATGAGCCTGGAGCAACCAGGGTGACGACAGTGCGCCTGCGCGGGAGCCGTTCTTTGAGCGCGGACTTGATGATCCACCCCACTTCCGATGCCATCCTCAGAGAGCCGATAAAAGAGGGGACCGTCATTGTTTTAGAAAATATTTATTACGATTTCAACAAATCTGCCATTCGCAAAGGAGCTGCCCAGGATTTGGAAGCTTTAGGGCAGTTGATGAATCTCTACCCTAGTATGCAGATTGAGCTGGGCGCTCACACAGATAGCCGGGGTACCGATGAGTACAACCTTGATTTATCACTACGTCGGGCCCAATCGGCAAAAGAATTTCTCATTCAGCGTGGCATCGCAGCCAATCGTATCCGTACCGTCGGTTATGGCGAAACACAGCTTCGTAACCACTGCGCGGACGGAGTCAATTGTAGTGATGCCGAACATTTGCTCAATCGCCGGACAGAGGTGAAAGTGCTCAATATCAATGAGCGAGTCAAGGTTTCTTACGAGGATGATTCTAATTAAGCTCAGCTATGCAGCGCATCCTTTGGTCGGATACAATTAATTTTATTAAGAAGCTAAAGTGGCGCAAAATTTGGAATGCGCTGCTCGTTTTTGCCAGTTATTATCTCAGTCGATGGACCGGCAAGCCACGTCAATGGGGATTGCCATTCACTATTAATTTTGAACCTACAACGGCTTGTAACCTAAGATGTCCGGAGTGCCCCAGTGGATTGCGTCAGTTTAGTCGGCCTACCGGTAATTTGAAAGCAGATTTTTTTCGAAATACCCTTGATGATCTCGCGGAACACCTGCTGTACCTTATCTTTTATTTTCAAGGAGAGCCATACATCAATCCTGCTTTTCTGGATATGGTTAAGCATGCCCATGACCGCAAGGTGTATACGATCACGTCTACAAATGGCCATTTTTTAAATGATGCAAATGCCGAGAAAACAATCCGATCAGGTCTGGATCGCCTTATTGTATCGGTCGATGGTACAACTCAAGAGGTTTATGAGCAGTACCGTAAAGAAGGAAACTTAACCGTTGTATTACAAGGTATTCGCAATGTAGTGAAGTGGAAAAAACAACTGAACGCTTCTACGCCTCACATTGTCCTCCAGTTTTTAGTAGTAAAGCCCAACGAACATCAGGTGCCAGCCATCAGACAAATGGCTGCTGATTTAGGGGTTGATGCCATCTCTTTTAAGACTGCGCAGGTGTATGATTACGAATTTGGCAACCCGCTGTTACCAGAAGCCGAGGGGCTGCGCAGGTATCGGCAGTTACCCGATGGCCGTTATGAACCAAAGGCACAACTGCATAACCATTGCTGGAAACTTTGGCATGGTTCCGTCATCACCTGGGATGGCCTGGTGGTTCCTTGCTGCTTTGACAAAGATGGGGAACATCGACTAGGGAACCTCAAAGAAAATTCTTTTCGGGAGATATGGCAGGGAGAAGCTTATCAGCAATTTCGGCAGCAGCTGTTTACCGGAAGAAATCAAATAGATATTTGCACAAATTGTACGGAGGGATGCAAGGTTTGGTTACAACCGGATTAAAATTTTGTAAATTCATTTTTTTTAAATAAATTTGCCAGTGCAGACGTATTGTCGAAAAAGCAGGGAGTTTCTTGCCACCTATTGACGTTTCTAAGTTGCACTATATATAAAAGCAGTAGGGTTTCATTCGGGAATCCCTCTCCCTTCTGGAATTAATACGCGAGTATTTACTGATACGGAAAACATTATGTGGGCTTATTTGGGTAAGGGATAGCACTGCCACTAAAGCTATTTTAGGAGCAACATTCCCATCGTCCACCTGGTTTTGGATAAAACAAAGTAACTTATAAATAGCAGCAGGGGTCATGGAGTATACGGTGATTATTCTGGGGAGATTAGAGTTTGCGAATACCCGCAGTATTCAGCAAGCCACCAAGGTTATTGCGCACCTTTTAGAAACGCGTTACAAAAACGAGGTTCGTTATCGAGATGCTAGCGAATTGCTCGACGAAGAAACCTGTTCTTTAACGGTTCCTCGAGAGAAATTCAATAGCTCAGAAAAAATGTGGACGAATACCCTTCATCTATTGAAAAAAGCTGCCGAATTTTCGATTGCTGGAGATATCAATATGTGGAAAGTATTGGATGGCGAATTGCAAGATTACCAATGTATTGAGCCGAATAGTGATAAAACTACGGTGCAAGCTTTTCGCGAAGGGCGATCACTGATCGTAGACGGTAAATTAGATGCCGCCCTTGAAAGTCTTTCCCTGGCGATCAAGCGTTTTTCTCGCCATGCCCAGGCCTTGGAACGCAGAGGTTTCGTTCATTACCTGCAAGGAAATACGGATAAGGCAATGGCTGATTATGCGGCGAGCATTGAAGCTGATAGTAAGCGCCCTGATGCTTATCTAGGAAGAGCAAGGGTATATATTGATCAAGAGAATTGGTCAGCAGCTCTTGATGACCTTACGGACAGCATGAAGCATTCTATGCCTCACCATAATGTTTATTTGGAAGCCCTCCACCGTAAAGGCAGATGTTTAATGGAAATGGGAGAGAATAGCAAAGCCATTGCTTCGTTCAATTTTTTCCTGACGCGCCCATTGCTAGAGGATCATCCACAGTTTATCTTTCGCCGGCAGGTAGCTTTTGATAAAGGCCGTGCCTTAAGTGCTGATGGGAAGATGGAAGAAGCGATCAAGTGTTTCAATGAATCCATGAACCTACCTCCTCGCGAAGGGAATCCTATCCAAGCCGAAATTCTCCTTCACCGTGGTATTGCCATGCAGAAAAGTGGGAAAAAAGGGTTTAAAGAAAGCTGGAAGCAAGCCGCCGATGAGGGCTCCAAGCGTGCTGCGGAGTTGTTGGCGGAGATGGCGTAGGATTTATTTCATCTTTGTGAGTATTTTCTACTATTGTGGCCTGTCAAACATAGAAGTGATGTTTGACAGGTCACTTGCTTTTTGAGCCAGAGAAGGCACCGGGCCATCCGCTCTGCTGCATAGCGTCTAATTTCAAACCTGACCTTACGGAGTAGCTTACGGTCTTGTCCTTATCCCCGATGAAAGATCGGGGTCAGAGCCTCTCTCTTGCGCACTCAATTATCCACGACAACAGCTGCCCGGTTTCTGGGTGCAAAATACTTGTAAAGGCCCTGATCTCCCAACCATTTTGAGCCAACTCCTTCTCCCAGTCCTCACGAGTGCGGTAATACCACGGAAAGGGAGCCGGGTATTTTGTCTTCATACTTCGCCAATCTTCGGTTCGCCAGCCAGAGGGTTCTTGCTCAAGGAGGCCAATGGTTTGAATGAGCAGATGACCATTCGGATGGAGGACTTGATTCAGTTGTTTCAGTAATGCAAAAGTGGCTTCGTCTTCAAACAAGGCAAAGTTGAAGACGATCAAATCAAAAGGTGCCCAGGGAGGGAGTTTTCCTTGACGAATAGCTTCATAGTCAAAACAAGCGTACTGTGGGCCTCCTGCTTTTTTAGTAGCATTTCCCACAAGACTGTCCACGCCATCAATGCCAATGACGGTGCGTTCTGGAGCGTAGACCGCACGGCTCAGCCATCCTTCTCCGCAGCCAACATCAAGGACGCGCTGCGGGTGATGGGTTAGAATGGCCTCTACGATAGCAGCATTGGTGGCTACTAGCCGGGAAGCGATCTCGTTTTGGTCAATGCTGCTTATCCAGCTCTGGCTATTGGTTTGCCAGGACTTCAGGATGGTAGCAGAAGATGGGTGGTCCGTCATCATTCAAGATTTATTTTCGTTAATTCAATCACCCCACAGCCCTCAAGGACTTCTTCCAAATGCTGAAAGTCTAGCTAATTTGCAGCACACTCAAAAGATATCTTGCGAAAATAAACTTTGGGTAGGACATAAAACGTTGTTTGCACAGCAAAACTACAATAGAACTAATCTTACCCAAATGCTTCGATTAATTTTCATCATTAGTATTTTCTCTTCTTTTCTGCCGGGTACCTCGCTCCAAGCCCAGGATTACGTTGTCAGTGAGAAATTGGATAAGCGTTCGAAGAAGCTGATGGAAGAGGCAGAAGCTTTGGTGCGTCGGCAGCAATTTGACAATGCTATAGCTACTCTGAATACTATACTAGCACGCGAACCCAAAGCCATTGATGCCCTTATTTTGCGGGGTGATATGTACTACAGTAAGAAAGAGCTGGCATTGGCGGAACGTGATTTAGAAGCGGTACTAGCCATGTCAATGGATTATAAACCCCGACTAATCTACCAACTGGGTTTGGTGGAATACGGTTTGGAAAAATACGAGGAAGCAGCAGCACATCACCGCGCTTATTTGTTGCGAGCAGATGGGCATGACCGCTACCACGAACGGGTAGAGAAATACCTCAGAAATGCCGAGATAGCGGCAGAATTGCGGCGAAATCCCGTGCCTTTTTCACCCGAATCAATGGGGCCGTCTATCAATACCCCAGGCAAAGAATATTTGCCCGCTTTTTCGGCGGATGGCCGTTATCTGGTGTATACGGTGAATTACACCGGACGCGAGGATTTTTACTATAGTGAGTTGAAAGAAGATGGTACCTGGAGCAAAGGACAAGCCCTGACGGGAGTTAATACGGTAGAAAATGAGGGCGCACAGAGCATGTCGGCGGATGGTCGCCTGCTCTATTTCACGGGCTGCAACTGGCCAGATAGCTACGGCAGCTGCGACTTGTATTACGCCCGGCGGGAAAAAGGGCAGTGGGGCAACCTTCGCCACGCGGCGCCACCCATCAATAGTGAGCATTGGGATACCCAGCCCAGCCTTTCGGCGAACGGGGATTATTTGTATTTTACCAGCACCCGTCCCGGAGGCTTTGGTGGCAGTGATATCTGGCGCTGCAAGCGGGGACTAGATGGCCGCTTTGGTAGCCCTGAGAACCTCGGGCCAACCATCAATACGGAGGGTAATGAGCAATCTCCTTTTTTGCACGCCGATGGGCAAACACTTTATTTTGCTTCTGATACCCACCCGGGACTCGGGGATTTCGATATTTTTATCAGTCGTATGCTCCTGGACGGATCGTGGGGAGAACCGAAAAATATAGGCTATCCCATCAATACTTCTTCGGGAGAAGGTACACTAGTCGTAAGTTTGGATGGAAAAAAGGCTTACTATACCACCGACCAGAATACGAAAGAGGGGAAACCTTTAGATCTTGATATTTACCAGTTTGACCTCTACTGGGAAGCTCGCCCTCAACCTTTGACTTATGTAGAGGGACGTGTGCTGGACGCTCAAACCGACGCAGTTATTGAAGGTGCCGATGTACTGATTACCGCGGAGGGGAAAACCACCACCTTCGCTCAGGTCAGAACACTGGACGATGGTACTTTCCTGATTGTGCTGCCAATGGGCGAAAACTATGCCCTTGAAGCCAGTCGCGAAGGGTATTTGTTTTACTCCGACCGGTTTGAGTTGGCGGGCGCATTCGATCGGGAGAAGCCCTATAGATTGTCCATCCCTCTGCAGCCAGTTCCAGAAGAATTGTCCGTCAATGGCGAGCAGCCCATCGTACTGAAGAACGTACTTTTTGTCTCTGGTTCTGCCGAGCTGCTTCCTATGTCTGAAATGGAGCTGAATCGTTTAGTGCAGTTGTTGAAGAATCACCTAAAGTTGAATATCAGGATCAATGGCCATACGGATAATGTAGGGGATGATACGGCCAACCAGGTACTGAGCGAAGCCCGGGCCAAGTCCGTTTATAATTATTTAATCAAGCAAGGGATTGCTGCGGAGCGATTGAGTTATAAAGGTTTCGGCGAAAGCCAGCCCATCGCTGAAAATGATACGCCCGAAGGCCGCAAGCTGAATCGGCGGACGGAGTTTGAGGTGATCAGTTTGGGAGAGCAGTGAGGTGGTCATTGATTTTCATAGTCCTCGTGCTTTTTTGCTAAAGAGGTGTTCTACTTCTTTTGTTTGATCATTGACGTCAAACAAATGCTCAAAGGCCTCAAGCTGGCCAAGGATCTGAGCTAATTTCAGGAGATTTTCAAAAGGAATCTGACCATTCTGTTCAAAGCGTTTTAGACTTCCCAAAGAGACACCTGAGCGCTCTGCCAGTGCTTTTTGGGTGAATTTCTTTTTTTTGCGTAATCTGCGATGGCGGTCTGCCGTAAGTGCTAATATATCTTGAGGGGTTTTTGAGAGACTATATTTGTTCATTTTGGCTAATATTTTATCTAAAACAATGTTTTTAGCTTAAAGTAGCTAATATATTGGCTATTTATTATAGGTTGTTGACTTTGAGAACTTCTTTACCTTTACCCAAAATCAATTCTTTTGCGGAAACCTTCCTGGTATACTTGGTTGCTATTGTTGGTGGTGCTGGAGGTCATCAGTCAGACTTATCTGGCGGCTTTTGGCAACAAGGATCTTGCTGCCATTGTATATGTGCTGGCGGGGATTGGGATTGGATGCGTGCCCTTGCTTAAACGCCAGGCAGCAGAGGTTCCTGGGGAAGTTAGGGGAGGTAGTTTCAGTGCCTTACCCATCATAGCCTTTGGTTTACTACTGACGGGTATAGGCTACTTCGGTTTTCAGGCGATCAAAGCCCAGCCGCTGGATTATACGTTTGCCGATATGCTCCCGATTATCCAAATTATGGGCGAGCGCTGGCTGGAGAGGAAGTCTACGCGATTATCCCAGAAATATGGGATGGGATGCAACCGATCTACCTGCCTGTAATGTGGCTTTCTTACGTGCCTGCTATTCTGCTGGACGTTGATCTGAGAGTTGTGAACCTCTTCTTTATTGCTTTGGCGAGTGGACTGGCGCTACGTTTTGGTCGCAGAAAACAAGGACATGAGCAGTGGTGGGTTTATCTGCCTTTGTTGCTCTTGCTCAGTTATATCCTCATCACTTACACTACTTTTATTACGATCACGGAAGAGCCGGTGGTGGTAGGGTTTTATGCCTTGTTGGGGTATAGTGTCTACCATCAGCGGACGGGTTGGGTCGTAGTCGCATTAGCGGGCTGCTTACTAAGTCGTTATGCACTAATTTTTTGGGCGGCTACTTACCTTATATACATGCTTTGGCAGGAAGACCGCCGAAAAGCACTGTGGATCATGGGAGGAACGGCCGTGCTCTGTCTCTTCTTAATGATCATTTCTCAGGGCATTTACGAGATTGATCTTTTCTATTCCTTGAAAGATGCTTACCTGGATAGTTTCCAGAATCCGGATATAAGGTGGCGTACAGAAAATACGATTGCCAAGAATATTGGCTTAGCGCGATTCTTTGGTTTTGATCATTTGTTGGTATTACACCGAGCTGTGTTTTTAGGATCGTTGTTATTACCGCCGTTATTATATATATGGTATCACTTCCGTTTGCGGGGCAAAGTGGCCTCTTCGCTTTTTGCGCTGTGTAGTTTAAAGTTGTGCCTGGTTTATTTTTTCAATATGAACGCGTTGCCTTATTCTTACTTGTTTTACACTTCTACCTTTTTGAGCTTGGTGGTATTGGGGGTGTTGAGTTCTTCCTTTGCAGGAAAATTAGCCACGGAGGGTTTTTAGCCACTAAAGCACTAAAACACGGAATTGCACGGAATATTTTTTTGTGAATCTTCGTGACTTGGTGCTTTTGTGGCTATTTTTTTTGAGGAGAACTTGAGCTAGCATCAATAAATAGCAGTTTATTACCTTAGCGGAAAATACTCTCCATGCCCCAAGATATCAAAGCCTACCTTGATGAACAAGTAGCGCGCTTCAACGAACCTGGCTTTATCTCGGCTGATCCGGTATCAATACCGCATCAGTTCGATTTGCCGCAGGACCAGGAGATCATGGGATTTTGGGTTTCGATACTGGCTTGGGGGCAGCGGAAAACGATTATT is a window from the Lewinella sp. LCG006 genome containing:
- a CDS encoding OmpA family protein, with protein sequence MLRLIFIISIFSSFLPGTSLQAQDYVVSEKLDKRSKKLMEEAEALVRRQQFDNAIATLNTILAREPKAIDALILRGDMYYSKKELALAERDLEAVLAMSMDYKPRLIYQLGLVEYGLEKYEEAAAHHRAYLLRADGHDRYHERVEKYLRNAEIAAELRRNPVPFSPESMGPSINTPGKEYLPAFSADGRYLVYTVNYTGREDFYYSELKEDGTWSKGQALTGVNTVENEGAQSMSADGRLLYFTGCNWPDSYGSCDLYYARREKGQWGNLRHAAPPINSEHWDTQPSLSANGDYLYFTSTRPGGFGGSDIWRCKRGLDGRFGSPENLGPTINTEGNEQSPFLHADGQTLYFASDTHPGLGDFDIFISRMLLDGSWGEPKNIGYPINTSSGEGTLVVSLDGKKAYYTTDQNTKEGKPLDLDIYQFDLYWEARPQPLTYVEGRVLDAQTDAVIEGADVLITAEGKTTTFAQVRTLDDGTFLIVLPMGENYALEASREGYLFYSDRFELAGAFDREKPYRLSIPLQPVPEELSVNGEQPIVLKNVLFVSGSAELLPMSEMELNRLVQLLKNHLKLNIRINGHTDNVGDDTANQVLSEARAKSVYNYLIKQGIAAERLSYKGFGESQPIAENDTPEGRKLNRRTEFEVISLGEQ
- a CDS encoding helix-turn-helix domain-containing protein, translated to MNKYSLSKTPQDILALTADRHRRLRKKKKFTQKALAERSGVSLGSLKRFEQNGQIPFENLLKLAQILGQLEAFEHLFDVNDQTKEVEHLFSKKARGL
- a CDS encoding OmpA family protein, whose product is MKKKNLKGLVLLWLISTVVVYAQPVSEYNHTGQEVRIFNTSPVNTDGLEFCPAVYENGLVFVSRYKNGPVDPKTGQTFFELFYAELDPNGMPGKPESFSTELNSAYHEGPVSFSPSGDRIFFTRTNSRNGVRRSDAKGRSVEKIYEATRGLFDWENVKELPFNSDEYRSVHPAISPDEKKLFFSSDRPDGYGGMDLYVVEWENGQWSVPINLGPEINSSGNEVFPFFHQSGTLFFSSDGHNGGGRKDLDLYMIDMSGRKWGQVFNMGAPFNSSADDLGLVILPDGRSGYFSSAREGGFGQDDVYMFKAPQGMEGIRPMPVLSGVVTVTDKTTSRRMIGAAIRLFELNKDGFIDDESAYDLELVPSESKDGEMVMKMIRKRDENLGSPIAVTDREGEAVLQLQENKEYLLLISKPDYFTQELLFKTDQLGPDQPLDFLLEPTNCIILSGTVRSDRFQIAIPSATLTLTNLCDNTTTTYRSNIGGNYEICLPIGCDYVLEGTKPGYEPGATRVTTVRLRGSRSLSADLMIHPTSDAILREPIKEGTVIVLENIYYDFNKSAIRKGAAQDLEALGQLMNLYPSMQIELGAHTDSRGTDEYNLDLSLRRAQSAKEFLIQRGIAANRIRTVGYGETQLRNHCADGVNCSDAEHLLNRRTEVKVLNINERVKVSYEDDSN
- a CDS encoding methyltransferase domain-containing protein, yielding MMTDHPSSATILKSWQTNSQSWISSIDQNEIASRLVATNAAIVEAILTHHPQRVLDVGCGEGWLSRAVYAPERTVIGIDGVDSLVGNATKKAGGPQYACFDYEAIRQGKLPPWAPFDLIVFNFALFEDEATFALLKQLNQVLHPNGHLLIQTIGLLEQEPSGWRTEDWRSMKTKYPAPFPWYYRTREDWEKELAQNGWEIRAFTSILHPETGQLLSWIIECARERL
- a CDS encoding SPASM domain-containing protein; protein product: MQRILWSDTINFIKKLKWRKIWNALLVFASYYLSRWTGKPRQWGLPFTINFEPTTACNLRCPECPSGLRQFSRPTGNLKADFFRNTLDDLAEHLLYLIFYFQGEPYINPAFLDMVKHAHDRKVYTITSTNGHFLNDANAEKTIRSGLDRLIVSVDGTTQEVYEQYRKEGNLTVVLQGIRNVVKWKKQLNASTPHIVLQFLVVKPNEHQVPAIRQMAADLGVDAISFKTAQVYDYEFGNPLLPEAEGLRRYRQLPDGRYEPKAQLHNHCWKLWHGSVITWDGLVVPCCFDKDGEHRLGNLKENSFREIWQGEAYQQFRQQLFTGRNQIDICTNCTEGCKVWLQPD
- a CDS encoding tetratricopeptide repeat protein, with the translated sequence MEYTVIILGRLEFANTRSIQQATKVIAHLLETRYKNEVRYRDASELLDEETCSLTVPREKFNSSEKMWTNTLHLLKKAAEFSIAGDINMWKVLDGELQDYQCIEPNSDKTTVQAFREGRSLIVDGKLDAALESLSLAIKRFSRHAQALERRGFVHYLQGNTDKAMADYAASIEADSKRPDAYLGRARVYIDQENWSAALDDLTDSMKHSMPHHNVYLEALHRKGRCLMEMGENSKAIASFNFFLTRPLLEDHPQFIFRRQVAFDKGRALSADGKMEEAIKCFNESMNLPPREGNPIQAEILLHRGIAMQKSGKKGFKESWKQAADEGSKRAAELLAEMA